The following are from one region of the Segatella oris genome:
- a CDS encoding SufE family protein, protein MTINEAQDEVIEEFNDFTDWMDKYQMLIDLGSELDALDEQHKNDSNLIDGCQSRVWIQCDVKEGRLFFTADSDALIVKGIIALLIQVLSGHTAKEILDADLYFIDRIGLREHLSPTRSNGLLAMVKRIKAYALVYANA, encoded by the coding sequence ATGACAATCAACGAAGCTCAAGATGAAGTGATTGAAGAGTTCAATGACTTCACCGATTGGATGGATAAATACCAGATGCTCATTGACTTGGGCAGCGAATTAGATGCACTTGATGAGCAACATAAGAATGACAGCAACCTGATAGACGGCTGCCAGAGTCGTGTTTGGATACAATGTGACGTGAAAGAAGGGCGACTTTTCTTCACGGCGGATAGCGATGCACTCATCGTGAAGGGTATCATCGCATTGCTGATACAGGTGCTCAGCGGGCACACGGCAAAGGAAATCCTCGATGCCGACCTGTATTTCATCGACCGTATTGGTTTGCGCGAACACCTTAGTCCAACGCGCAGTAACGGTCTTTTGGCAATGGTAAAACGCATCAAGGCCTATGCCTTGGTTTACGCAAACGCATGA